The following DNA comes from Papaver somniferum cultivar HN1 chromosome 4, ASM357369v1, whole genome shotgun sequence.
TTGAATGAAGAGTTGTCATGAATTGAAGCAGTAGAAGTTGAAGAAGGAAGCGACAAGTTATTTGGTGTGGGTTTATGATGAGTATGATCAATAGATAAGGCTTCATAAAGAGCTTGCCTAGCCATATCTACATTAGTTTGAAGCCTTCTTTCCCATTGCCCTTTAGATCCTActgtttttcttgtttgatcTGAATTTGACGatgttgatggtgatgatggCTCCCCATCTCTATTTAAATCATGCTCATCACTACAGCCTGTTTGAGTTTTTCTTAGCTTCTTCTTCAAATGGGTATTCCAATAATTCTTTATGTCATTGTCTGTTCTTTGTGGAAGGTATGAAGCTATTGCTGCCCATCTGCACATTAACATCACCAATATACATTAAAACCAAAATCTAAACGTATCAAAATCGACAGCCCCAAGTCGAAGCTCGCCAGGCAGTAAAAATAgacaaaacaagtgagagatgaGATACCACATACCTATTGCCAAGAAGAGCTTGGAGATGTATGATCATGGATTCTTCATGATCAGTAAATTCACCTCTTTTGATACCAGGCCTTAAGTAATTAGTCCATCGAAGTCTACAGCTTTTACTGCATCTAAGTAAACCTGTCATGCACAAAGTGAAGAAGACAGTATGAGTATATAGTGTAAGATGCAATATTTTAGTCTTAAAACTATAAACAAAACCAGAAACACCAAAATTTGGTGGTATATTTAATTGGAACGAAGAAAGACTTGATTAATCAGAACCGTAATAATCTTACTTACCAGTACTAGTAGGAACGGATCTCCAATTGCCAGGACCATGTTCTTGAATATAAGTAACTAAAAGTATGTCTTCTTCAGGTGTCCATGGCCCTTTCTTCATTCCAATTTTATCACAGCAAGGTGGCCTCCCCATTTTGATCTGTTAACTTTTTTCACTTCTAAAAATTCTTCGTTTCTCACTTTAATAGATTCTCTATCAGCACTTCTTCTCTTTAAATTGTTTATATTGAGgtacaaaaacaaaacataagTCTTCACTTTTCTATAACGTTTTCTCCAAAAAGGAAACCTTATGATCACTAGAGAGTAGAGAGTTAGAGAGATGATGAGATGCACAAGAGTCCAATACTAGAAAGTATACTAGTCTATGTTATTTATAGAAAGAGGAGAGACTGTGTGATAGAAGTGTATATTACGCTGACCACCAAAGAGACAAATGGATACCAAAGAGTCAAAAGAGGACAGCAAACGCATTTACTCCCGCGAAGATGACCTTAACAAAAGTCAGCTCTGCCAAAACTCCTCTCTCTTCTCTGCCACACAAAACCGCGTGGCATTCAAtgtctttttttctcttctttctttttaaaattttttgtttttttatttttgatctaTCATTCAGTGTGAAAGCCCCTCAATCAGTCCCCATATACATATCTACAAATTTTGTTTTTTAGGAAAAAGATAATTTATCTTTCTTCGACTGAACTAACTATTTGAAGTTTTAACTTTTAATTAGAACCAAAAACAACACAACCCTTCTTTTGTAATCTGGCGTTCTCATGAATGATCCGTCTTTGTCCTGGAAACTACTCACTGTACGTGCCATGGTCTCGTACGTACTTCTACCTTAAATCACGGAGTGAAATATACTCCAGCAAGACGCAAGAGACATGCATGCATGCTTCCATAGATGACCAGTAGTTAGGATCAATGTGTATTGGCcttttgatcaaagcgaaacacacATTTTTTGATTAATCTGTTGGTTTTTCCCAGAGGTGCTTTGTCTCTCCGCTGGGTTTGTAAGCTTTTCTGAGCACATACCTCTTGTAAGCTGTTTCAATCTAATTCTTACCTTCGCCGATCAAAAAGAAAATGTGCACTGGCCTTGCCAGTAAGGGGTGTTCATGACCAGTAAATATGCCAATAAGGGGTGTTCATGACCAGTAAATATAGTTAATGATGCAGACAAACGAATCGCCTGTCTACTAGAGTGGAACTGTCACTATAAATTCACAGCCCCTTAACTAAAGCTTCTCAATTAGTAAGTAAATTGAGTTTAGACTTTATACATTTAGGTTGTGTGAATGTAACGCAAGATAAGACAAAAAAGTTGTACACATACTAAAGGCAAAAGAATCGGCAGAGCTAGTTTGGTTGTTAGTAGCATACGATGGACGGCCAACTGCTTAGTTTGTATGTCTATCAGAAAAGCTTGATTAGACTCacaaaaagatgaaaaatatcTTTATACAATTAAGATAGATAGTGAGAGATGTAAGAATGAGAACGTAAATATAAATCAATCACAGCCATTTAAGAAGAAATAGTAAAAGGGATGACTGATGGCAGACCAATCAGGAAAGCAATTTTTGGACCCCAATTTTAATTTTAGGTAACTACTACATATGAAGCATGCCATGCATTATAAGTTTATAACGAAATCATTAAACTGAAAATATAAGTCCTAACTAAATAGAATTGCCTTGGATCAATCCTACTTAAGTATTGTCCTTGTAGCTGTTGAAATAAACCCATCCATGATTTCCATGCACTTAATGTTGCGTCTTAGCAAGATATAACAAATCTTAATGAATATAACTACAAATTTCCAATCAATAGACTGATGCTTATGTATATCTTTTCAGTAGTATAATAGTGGGTGGAATTCGGATCTTCTTTACAAAGTCTTGGTTTGACGTTTTTGTTGCTACTGATTTTCATAGACGTGAATTGCGATAATCTTAAGAAatagcaaaaaataaataaaaagaaaataaatagaaGCTAATCAAAGGCAAATTACAGGGCATTTGGATTTCATTCGCTTTCATGAATATGCAGAGAAGTACATTTACAATGGTGACTATAATTTTTGTATGGGACACCCGTTGAATGTAATTAATAATTACACATGTTTGaactttcttttgattttgtgctTATCACGAATTCTCAAGGACAAGAATGTGCAAACCCATTGGCCATAATTGAATAGTGACCTCACTGCTGACATACATAACCCCAAGTATTTATCCAGTTGTTTTGACAAGGTCGTGAGTAAGGATCAAGGGAGTCCAATTTGCCCAACCCCAAACAAAAGACCTAGTTACTAATAACATGGTACAATTTCAAAGAGTTGTACTTTTCCACTGTATCCTAATGAAGTTCATCATTCTTGAATTTTGTTTTGTTATTATATATCCATGAATTTGATGATCTTATATAGTTTTGGATTTACTTGTATATGAGTTGAACTGTTGAAAGTAAAAAGTTGAAACCCATGAAATTTGACTtgtatatcatcatcatcacatgATGATTGTGTATTCATGACTGATAAAAGTAACAAACTCCATTTAATACTGTGTTTGTTATCCATTTTTGTTGCTTCATTTTGTTAgattttttcaactctttttcaaagtttaaaaaaaaaaatgattttcttaTATTAAAAAAGTCTTAGTGATTACCATTGTTTTCTCTCGAGTGACAAAATGCGCAGACAAAGCTGAATTCAACGTCAAGATGGGAAGAATGTGGATAATTTGTTTAGTGTTAGATTTAGATATATATCCGAACATTATACATACATCATAACATATGCTACAAAAGAGTAATACTTTCTGTGGGGATATGATAAGAAAATATAATTGAATTAGGATGGTGGGAAAGGATGGGAAAAGAAAAGAATTAGTCCTatgtaggggtgcacataccctacccatacccgccaaccctaccctacccgctaattttttaaccgtatcctatcctatccactatttggcgggtagggtgacgggtaaagatttttttaaccgccagtaaacgggtagggtggcgggtatagaccatatcctacccaccctacctagaagtgcacataccctactcctacccgccaaccctaccctacccgccagttttttaaccgtatcctaccctatccattatttggcgggtagggtggcgggtaaagattttcttaaccgccggtaaacgggtagggtggcggatataggccatatcctacccaccctacccgttgtgcagccctagtcatATGAATTAATAATGTTTCTCAAGGATAATACGGGGTTTTTGATCTTTAACTAGATTTGGTTCTATAGTTTTATATATGAACAATCAATCATTCACGTACAGATAACGACAATTTAATTAAACACCGGCATATCCCAAAGTGCACCAACTCTTGATTTGTTGGAGGAAGCTTGAATTTTTAAATCGAAAATAGAAACGTCTAGAAGTGCcgaattaatctttttaaaacAAATCTAACTTTCACTGTGAACAAATCCTCCCAAGCTGGTCTATGCCTGCTGATATCAGTACTGTCTTAGGCACTTGGAGTTGGAGTCTGTCTCAAGCTTCGAAGACTAATGCAAAAGTCTGAAATATCCGAATATGAATTCTGCCACTATCTTATGGAGTTTATGGTTAAGGAAATCGTCGAGCTTTTAACAGTGAAGAGGGTAATTCGACTGCAGTTATAATAAGGGTAAGTATCAGATGTTTACATGGACTTTGCCACCTTGGTGTTCAATAAAGGATTTCGAAACTGTAAGCTACTTAGATGTAATAGTCAATAGGCCAagtatttattttaaatttttgatCCTCCAAAATTGCAAGTTACAGCCagttaccatttttgttttcttttgtttcttcatGTTTAGGGTTAGAGCAGTACAAGTCTCTAATACGGGTTTTACATATACTGATCATAGGAAAAATAACGTCTCCTAGTTAGCTGatcatatactccctccgtccctaattagttgagctatttggttttaaattttgtcccacaaatagatcggtcatttcactaatcaaggggatatctctaaaactatccttttaattgattattgttactataagaaacaTGTATAacttgatagtcatgtttatatttgttacgtatgtgttttaaaatgcttttaaacgttataaaatttacgaaaaaccgtggtacAGTAGTTTAAAAGATAAATCATTTCGAAGTTTTaaaaattattatccataagggcaaacttgtaaaaaatacttaaacatactccccTTCTTTTCTTGCCTTAAtatttgtgcaaactacaaatgactcaactaattagggacggaggaagTACTATATACGTTTATGTGTTACTATCATTTCTTTCATTTTAGcccaaaaataataaatcaatataATTGTAACACTTTCATTACTCTTCAAAACACTAGCTTATactctagttagtaattcggcGAATTATTCGCGTACAAATCCGAACCATCCGAATTCCAATATTCTAAAAACCGAGCCGGTCATCGAACCGGTAAAGTTACAGGGTCAAGGATCAATTGGTTTGACCAGTTGTTCAACCCGGGTTACTGGGTTAAATGCTAAGTATAAGAAGGGTAGAATAGACATAAGAAGTTAGTGGGCTTAGGAAAAGACCTACTTGCCACACTAGATACTTGCCACGAATACACTAATACTTCCCCTTACTAAGCATTTTTGTCTTCACCGACCGCCCTTCTCAAATCATCCTAGTATTTCTTTACTTATTCCGTGTCATCCCATCTCTCCATGACTTGAATACGAGACTAACATAGATACAAGAAAGTAAAGACGAAGAAAGGGttctcttttttaatttttaacaaCAAAATTTATCTCTCCCTCCATCATGGGTTTTATGTCTCATACTTTTCTTTTTATCAGTAAATAGGTTTCAACCGATGCTTACTAAAAGAATTATATATAACatggagaaattgaagatatgctCCATGTACGTCTTCCCTCTGATCACACCCACTACAAATAAGATTTGTGGGTTTTATGAAAGATTTACAACAGGGACAAATTGAAGATTTATTGATAAAATCTTAGATATTtcatc
Coding sequences within:
- the LOC113275940 gene encoding myb-related protein 306-like, with the translated sequence MGRPPCCDKIGMKKGPWTPEEDILLVTYIQEHGPGNWRSVPTSTGLLRCSKSCRLRWTNYLRPGIKRGEFTDHEESMIIHLQALLGNRWAAIASYLPQRTDNDIKNYWNTHLKKKLRKTQTGCSDEHDLNRDGEPSSPSTSSNSDQTRKTVGSKGQWERRLQTNVDMARQALYEALSIDHTHHKPTPNNLSLPSSTSTASIHDNSSFNSMMNMKQQILAPLATTSTTPYVSNTENISRWLQGWKNNSINSTSSTTSSTKDNKHVRSSSESTQNSFINYSSNTTATSEGTPHNHHQAFVHHQHNNSDDILSPEAALESFLSFDNSSSSTVTATPPPDVPKCELLEKNFFIYETSKQGSQSSSDNTTAQVPFSMLEKWLFDEGINTLQEDHQHQHNHNHQAGFLTLADTADLFLSS